A genomic segment from Modestobacter roseus encodes:
- a CDS encoding ABC transporter permease, translated as MSRRLRDGGVPAPLLVPAAVAVAFLVLPLVGLVVRAPWSEIGPQLAREQVGEALRLSLVSATAATALSLVLGVPLAWVLARSRIRGRAVLRALVTVPLVLPPVVGGVALFLVLGRTGLLGGPLYEHLGVSIPFTTTAVVIAETFVAMPFLVISVEGALRAADARFEDAAATLGANRWTTFRRVTLPLVAPGIAAGAVLCWARALGEFGATITFAGNFPGTTQTMPLAVYLALQSDPEAAIALSLVLLGVSLATLLLLRDRWLGRAAA; from the coding sequence GTGAGCCGCCGCCTCCGGGACGGCGGGGTCCCGGCGCCGCTGCTCGTCCCGGCGGCCGTGGCGGTCGCGTTCCTGGTGCTGCCGCTCGTCGGGCTGGTCGTCCGGGCGCCGTGGTCGGAGATCGGACCGCAGCTGGCCCGGGAACAGGTCGGCGAGGCGCTGCGGCTCTCGCTCGTCTCGGCGACCGCGGCCACCGCGCTCTCCCTGGTGCTGGGCGTCCCGCTGGCCTGGGTGCTGGCCCGCTCCCGGATCCGCGGCCGCGCCGTCCTCCGCGCGCTGGTGACCGTGCCGCTGGTGCTGCCGCCGGTGGTCGGCGGCGTCGCGCTCTTCCTGGTCCTCGGCCGCACCGGGCTGCTCGGCGGGCCGCTGTACGAGCACCTCGGGGTGAGCATCCCGTTCACCACGACCGCGGTGGTGATCGCCGAGACGTTCGTGGCGATGCCGTTCCTGGTGATCAGCGTCGAGGGCGCGCTGCGCGCGGCGGACGCCCGGTTCGAGGACGCCGCCGCCACCCTGGGCGCGAACCGGTGGACGACGTTCCGCCGGGTCACCCTGCCGCTGGTCGCCCCCGGGATCGCCGCCGGCGCCGTGCTCTGCTGGGCCCGGGCGCTGGGCGAGTTCGGCGCGACGATCACCTTCGCCGGCAACTTCCCCGGGACGACGCAGACGATGCCGCTGGCGGTCTACCTGGCGTTGCAGTCGGACCCGGAAGCGGCGATCGCGCTCTCGCTGGTGCTGCTCGGCGTCTCGCTGGCCACCCTGCTGCTGCTGCGCGACCGCTGGCTGGGCCGGGCCGCGGCATGA
- a CDS encoding cupin domain-containing protein gives MTELAPPLPQLLHADEGAALWFTGNLITVKATGGETHGRVTVVEFLNPPGFGPPLHRHVHEDEMFYVLEGSAVFHCDGAELPAGPGDFVLLPSGIPHTFLVSPDGPLRTLQITTPAGFEQFAAAVGEPATERRLPDPAPVDPAALAHAAALHGLEILGPPPSP, from the coding sequence ATGACCGAGCTGGCCCCACCCCTGCCGCAGCTGCTGCACGCCGACGAGGGCGCGGCGCTGTGGTTCACGGGCAACCTGATCACCGTGAAGGCGACCGGCGGGGAGACCCACGGCCGCGTCACGGTGGTCGAGTTCCTGAACCCGCCGGGCTTCGGCCCCCCGCTGCACCGGCACGTGCACGAGGACGAGATGTTCTACGTCCTCGAAGGATCGGCGGTGTTCCACTGCGACGGCGCGGAACTGCCGGCCGGTCCGGGGGACTTCGTGCTCCTCCCGTCCGGCATCCCGCACACCTTCCTGGTCTCCCCGGACGGGCCGCTGCGCACCCTGCAGATCACCACCCCGGCCGGCTTCGAGCAGTTCGCCGCCGCCGTGGGGGAGCCGGCCACGGAGCGCCGGCTGCCGGACCCGGCACCCGTCGACCCCGCCGCCCTCGCCCACGCCGCGGCGCTGCACGGGCTGGAGATCCTGGGGCCGCCCCCGAGCCCGTGA
- a CDS encoding polyprenol monophosphomannose synthase, with protein MSLRDVCVCIPTYQERESLPRTLSAVLAAVPEAHVLVIDDASPDGTGALADRIAATDPRVHVLHRPGKAGLGPAYVQGFRWALDAGYEVVAQMDADGSHRAEDLPGLLARLATADVVLGSRWVPGGSVRDWPRRREVLSRTANRYVQVALGLPIGDATGGFRAFRRQALQSLDLGSVQSQGYCFQIDVARQAWSRGLRVAEVPIVFADREFGQSKMNGRIIREALFRVGAWSLASLRPARGEARPVRGRSPVLLRRRVPA; from the coding sequence GTGAGCCTTCGAGACGTGTGCGTCTGCATCCCGACCTACCAGGAGCGCGAGAGCCTGCCCCGGACGCTGAGCGCGGTGCTGGCGGCCGTCCCGGAGGCGCACGTGCTGGTCATCGACGACGCGAGCCCGGACGGCACCGGCGCCCTGGCCGACCGGATCGCCGCGACGGACCCCCGGGTGCACGTGCTGCACCGCCCCGGCAAGGCCGGTCTCGGGCCGGCCTACGTGCAGGGGTTCCGCTGGGCGCTGGACGCCGGCTACGAGGTGGTCGCGCAGATGGACGCCGACGGTTCGCACCGCGCGGAGGACCTGCCCGGGCTGCTGGCGCGGTTGGCGACCGCCGACGTCGTCCTGGGGTCGCGCTGGGTGCCCGGTGGCAGCGTGCGCGACTGGCCGCGGCGCCGCGAGGTGCTCAGCCGGACGGCGAACCGCTACGTCCAGGTGGCCCTCGGCCTGCCGATCGGTGACGCGACCGGCGGGTTCCGCGCCTTCCGCCGGCAGGCGCTGCAGTCGCTGGACCTGGGATCGGTGCAGTCGCAGGGGTACTGCTTCCAGATCGACGTGGCCCGGCAGGCGTGGTCCCGGGGGCTCCGCGTGGCCGAGGTGCCCATCGTCTTCGCCGACCGGGAGTTCGGGCAGAGCAAGATGAACGGCCGGATCATCCGCGAGGCCCTGTTCCGGGTGGGGGCCTGGTCGCTCGCCTCGCTGCGGCCGGCCCGCGGGGAGGCCCGGCCGGTCCGCGGCCGGTCCCCGGTGCTGCTCCGCCGACGCGTCCCCGCCTGA
- a CDS encoding SpoIIE family protein phosphatase yields the protein MTAHQDGERELELMPMGYMSVDREWCITYLNAAGEAIVGVPREELIGRDYWEMFPANRDDDFGRTYRECVATGRSAMVESFYPHPLNAWFEVRAVPSEAGLAMYFIDVSDRRAAQERLAMLARVSAELAGTLDVDTAAARIPRLIVPVLGDWCILTVLDDDGRPRDVGWWHVDPAKRAIVARYAEVRLSSMPVTSPVVRALLGEMVVAPGPDVADLMPECEARELLQLLAPSSGVTLPLRGRGRTLGVLTLYFDGRRTPSEADLATSQEVADRAGLVLDNARLFDQQRQLAEALQRSLLTGGYEDDQAEVVVRYTPAAEAARVGGDWYDAFTQPSGATMLVIGDVVGHDTAAAAAMGQLRALLRGVATYSDAGPGEVLRGLDAAMSQLHVDTYATAAVARFEQTPAEADRGLTRMRWSNAGHLPPLVIHPDGTLAALADWRGDLMLGVDATAERAESVVTLDCGTTVLLYTDGLIERRGGDLDEGMARLRQAAVEVAGLPLGKLCDELLDRLVHGRPEDDVALVAIRLVAPVRVG from the coding sequence GTGACGGCTCATCAGGACGGCGAGCGGGAGCTCGAGCTCATGCCGATGGGCTACATGTCCGTCGACCGCGAGTGGTGCATCACCTACCTGAACGCGGCGGGCGAGGCGATCGTCGGGGTGCCGCGCGAGGAGCTGATCGGCCGCGACTACTGGGAGATGTTCCCGGCCAACCGCGACGACGACTTCGGGCGGACCTACCGGGAGTGCGTCGCGACCGGACGATCGGCCATGGTGGAGTCGTTCTACCCGCACCCGCTGAACGCCTGGTTCGAGGTGCGGGCGGTGCCCAGCGAGGCCGGCCTGGCGATGTACTTCATCGACGTGTCCGACCGGCGGGCCGCCCAGGAGCGGCTGGCCATGCTGGCCCGGGTGAGCGCCGAGCTGGCCGGCACGCTGGACGTCGACACCGCGGCCGCCCGCATCCCGCGGCTGATCGTCCCGGTGCTGGGCGACTGGTGCATCCTCACCGTCCTGGACGACGACGGGCGCCCCCGCGACGTCGGCTGGTGGCACGTCGACCCGGCGAAGCGCGCGATCGTCGCGCGGTACGCCGAGGTCCGGCTCTCCTCGATGCCGGTGACCTCACCGGTGGTGCGGGCGCTGCTGGGGGAGATGGTGGTCGCGCCCGGTCCGGACGTGGCCGACCTGATGCCCGAGTGCGAGGCCCGGGAGCTGCTCCAGCTGCTCGCGCCGAGCTCCGGGGTGACCCTGCCGTTGCGCGGCCGCGGCCGGACCCTCGGGGTGCTGACCCTCTACTTCGACGGCCGGCGCACGCCGAGCGAGGCCGACCTGGCCACCTCCCAGGAGGTCGCCGACCGGGCCGGGCTGGTGCTGGACAACGCCCGGCTGTTCGACCAGCAGCGCCAGCTGGCCGAGGCGCTGCAGCGCAGCCTGCTCACCGGTGGGTACGAGGACGACCAGGCCGAGGTGGTGGTCCGCTACACCCCCGCGGCGGAGGCCGCCCGGGTCGGCGGTGACTGGTACGACGCGTTCACCCAGCCGTCCGGTGCGACGATGCTGGTGATCGGCGACGTCGTCGGGCACGACACCGCGGCCGCCGCGGCGATGGGCCAGCTGCGGGCGCTGCTGCGCGGGGTCGCCACCTACAGCGACGCCGGCCCCGGCGAGGTGCTGCGCGGGCTGGACGCCGCCATGTCGCAGCTGCACGTGGACACCTACGCCACCGCGGCGGTGGCCCGCTTCGAGCAGACCCCCGCGGAGGCCGACCGCGGGCTGACCCGGATGCGGTGGAGCAACGCCGGCCACCTGCCGCCGCTGGTGATCCACCCCGACGGCACCCTCGCCGCGCTCGCCGACTGGCGCGGTGACCTGATGCTCGGCGTGGACGCGACCGCCGAGCGGGCGGAGTCGGTGGTCACGCTCGACTGCGGGACGACCGTGCTGCTCTACACCGACGGCCTGATCGAGCGGCGCGGTGGGGACCTCGACGAGGGGATGGCGCGCCTGCGCCAGGCAGCCGTCGAGGTGGCCGGGCTGCCGCTGGGGAAGCTGTGCGACGAGCTGCTGGACCGGCTGGTGCACGGCCGGCCGGAGGACGACGTCGCGTTGGTCGCCATCCGGCTGGTCGCGCCGGTCCGGGTCGGCTGA
- a CDS encoding MoaD/ThiS family protein: MTVTVRYFAGARAAAGVTTESREAASLAELVGQIVDDHGERLERVLTACSFLVDGTQTRDRSLVLSPGAVVDVLPPFAGG; encoded by the coding sequence GTGACGGTCACCGTCCGGTACTTCGCCGGGGCGCGCGCCGCCGCCGGTGTCACCACCGAGTCGCGGGAGGCGGCCAGCCTCGCCGAGCTGGTCGGCCAGATCGTCGACGACCACGGCGAGCGGCTGGAGCGGGTGCTCACCGCGTGCTCGTTCCTGGTCGACGGAACGCAGACCCGGGACCGGTCGTTGGTGCTGTCGCCCGGTGCGGTGGTGGACGTCCTGCCGCCGTTCGCCGGGGGATGA
- a CDS encoding TOBE domain-containing protein: MAATYRIAEAAALLGVSDDTVRRWIDADRLAASRDAGPAQVDGVDLARVAAELHEAPAPGVTRSSSARNRMAGIVTRVLRDGVMAQVEIQAGPFRLVSLMSREAADELGLEVGARAVATVKATQVSVDVP; the protein is encoded by the coding sequence GTGGCCGCCACCTACCGCATCGCCGAGGCCGCCGCGCTGCTCGGGGTGAGCGATGACACCGTGCGGCGCTGGATCGACGCCGACCGGCTCGCCGCCTCCCGCGACGCCGGCCCGGCGCAGGTCGACGGGGTCGACCTGGCCCGGGTGGCCGCCGAGCTGCACGAGGCGCCGGCGCCCGGGGTGACCCGGTCGTCCTCGGCGCGCAACCGGATGGCCGGCATCGTCACCCGGGTGCTGCGGGACGGCGTGATGGCCCAGGTGGAGATCCAGGCCGGGCCCTTCCGGCTGGTGTCGCTGATGAGCCGGGAGGCCGCCGACGAGCTCGGGCTGGAGGTCGGCGCCCGTGCGGTGGCGACGGTGAAGGCCACCCAGGTCAGCGTGGACGTGCCGTGA
- a CDS encoding MarR family winged helix-turn-helix transcriptional regulator codes for MTSSREQVGPAAPGLEDELGWSLHRVATAFRQTALTAVDDLPGGPRGYQVLVAVQAGPPSSQLALAQRLAIDKTAMTYLVDDLQAAGLVTRRPDPADRRVRQVVVTAEGRAALERSRAALRAVEGRLLGDLDADESAQLRRLLARVAHASDQAEPCLTSEQVRAAAGG; via the coding sequence GTGACGAGCAGTCGAGAGCAGGTCGGCCCGGCCGCCCCCGGGCTGGAGGACGAGCTGGGGTGGTCGCTGCACCGGGTCGCCACTGCCTTCCGGCAGACCGCCCTCACCGCGGTCGACGACCTGCCCGGTGGCCCGCGGGGCTACCAGGTGCTGGTGGCGGTGCAGGCCGGGCCGCCGTCCTCCCAGCTGGCGCTGGCCCAGCGGCTGGCCATCGACAAGACCGCGATGACCTACCTGGTCGACGACCTGCAGGCCGCGGGGCTGGTCACCCGCAGGCCCGACCCCGCTGACCGGCGGGTGCGCCAGGTGGTGGTCACCGCCGAGGGCCGGGCGGCGCTGGAGCGGTCCCGGGCGGCACTGCGGGCGGTGGAGGGCCGGCTCCTCGGCGACCTCGACGCGGACGAGAGCGCGCAGCTGCGCCGGCTGCTGGCCCGGGTGGCGCACGCCAGCGACCAGGCCGAGCCGTGCCTGACCAGCGAGCAGGTCCGAGCGGCGGCCGGCGGATGA
- a CDS encoding molybdenum cofactor biosynthesis protein MoaE, producing MSTLLARVTDEPLSVAEHEDAVAGKAAGAVVSFAGVVRDHDGGRSVTELEYVGHPTAAALIAEIAAEFAARPEVESVAVSHRVGLLGIGDVALACAVSAAHRGQAFTACAELVDEVKARLPIWKRQVFTDGAEEWVACP from the coding sequence GTGAGCACGCTGCTGGCCCGGGTCACCGACGAGCCGCTCTCGGTCGCCGAGCACGAGGACGCCGTCGCCGGGAAGGCGGCCGGCGCGGTGGTCTCCTTCGCCGGCGTCGTCCGCGACCACGACGGCGGACGTTCGGTCACCGAGCTGGAGTACGTCGGCCACCCGACCGCCGCCGCGCTGATCGCCGAGATCGCCGCCGAGTTCGCCGCGCGGCCGGAGGTGGAGTCGGTCGCCGTCTCGCACCGGGTCGGCCTGCTGGGCATCGGGGACGTGGCGCTGGCGTGCGCGGTCAGCGCCGCGCACCGCGGTCAGGCGTTCACCGCCTGCGCGGAGCTGGTCGACGAGGTGAAGGCCCGGTTGCCGATCTGGAAGCGGCAGGTGTTCACCGACGGCGCCGAGGAGTGGGTCGCCTGCCCGTGA
- the moaA gene encoding GTP 3',8-cyclase MoaA gives MTTSSPLPDPRVRPQVTPGTGGLVDRHGRVATDLRVSLTDRCNLRCTYCMPPEGLQWLPKVEQLTDDEVVRLVRIGVELLGVREVRFTGGEPLLRPGLPGIVAASTALHPRPEVSLTTNAIGLSRMAPALAAAGLDRINVSLDTLDRDRFKQLTYRDRLDDVLAGLRAAHDAGLTPVKVNAVLLHGINDVDAVPLLDFCLEQGYELRFIEQMPLDAHHAWTRGRMVTGEDILDRLSTAHTLTPATEDRGSAPAERWLVDGGPATVGVIASVTRSFCGACDRTRVTADGQVRNCLFARDESDLRGPMREGATDAELADRWRIATLGKLPGHGIDDPSFLQPSRPMSAIGG, from the coding sequence GTGACCACCTCCAGCCCCCTGCCCGACCCGCGGGTGCGCCCCCAGGTCACCCCGGGCACCGGCGGGCTGGTCGACCGGCACGGCCGGGTCGCCACCGACCTGCGCGTGTCCCTGACCGACCGCTGCAACCTGCGCTGCACGTACTGCATGCCGCCGGAGGGCCTGCAGTGGCTGCCGAAGGTCGAGCAGCTCACCGACGACGAGGTCGTCCGGCTGGTCCGGATCGGCGTCGAGCTGCTGGGCGTCCGCGAGGTCCGGTTCACCGGTGGTGAGCCGCTGCTGCGCCCGGGGCTGCCCGGCATCGTCGCGGCCAGCACCGCGCTGCACCCCCGGCCGGAGGTCTCGCTGACCACCAATGCGATCGGGCTGTCCCGGATGGCGCCGGCGCTGGCGGCGGCCGGGCTCGACCGGATCAACGTCAGCCTGGACACCCTGGACCGCGACCGGTTCAAGCAGCTCACCTACCGCGACCGGCTCGACGACGTGCTGGCCGGCCTGCGGGCCGCGCACGACGCCGGGCTCACCCCGGTCAAGGTCAACGCCGTGCTGCTGCACGGGATCAACGACGTCGACGCCGTCCCGCTGCTCGACTTCTGCCTGGAGCAGGGCTACGAGCTGCGGTTCATCGAGCAGATGCCGCTGGACGCCCACCACGCCTGGACCCGCGGCCGGATGGTCACCGGCGAGGACATCCTGGATCGGCTCTCCACCGCGCACACGCTGACCCCCGCCACGGAGGACCGCGGCTCTGCCCCGGCCGAGCGCTGGCTGGTCGACGGCGGCCCGGCCACCGTGGGCGTGATCGCCTCGGTCACCCGCTCCTTCTGCGGCGCCTGCGACCGCACCCGGGTCACCGCCGACGGCCAGGTGCGCAACTGCCTGTTCGCCCGGGACGAGTCCGACCTGCGTGGCCCGATGCGCGAGGGCGCCACCGACGCCGAGCTGGCCGACCGCTGGCGGATCGCCACGCTGGGCAAGCTGCCCGGCCACGGCATCGACGACCCGTCGTTCCTGCAACCCTCGCGGCCGATGTCCGCGATCGGGGGCTGA
- a CDS encoding epoxide hydrolase family protein gives MSTTNHPDRAATAADAVHPFTVDVPQAQLDDLQQRLAATRWPDAETVADTSQGPQLAKVRALVERWRTGYDWRATEALLNGWDQFVTTIDGLDVHFLHVRSPEPDAMPMVMTHGWPGSVLEFRSVIGPLTDPVAHGGRAEDAFSLVIPSLPGFGFSGRPTGTGWDLPRTARAWITLMARLGYDRFVAQGGDLGAGVTEEMAALTATTPTGLAGMHLNMAMFWPTPQEMAEATPEEQQMLTEARYYDEVLSGYAKQMSTRPQTIGYALSDSPVGLAAWIYAMFQDVGGARGDAEAVFDVDEMIDDVMLYWLTGTAASSARMYWELAQGQWGPPAGAAPIDLPTGITIMPGEYVRKSRRWVERRYTDLLHFDQVAAGGHFAALEQPELLVEEIRTTFRRLR, from the coding sequence ATGAGCACGACCAACCACCCCGACCGCGCCGCGACCGCCGCCGACGCGGTCCACCCGTTCACCGTCGACGTGCCGCAGGCCCAGCTCGACGACCTGCAGCAGCGACTGGCCGCCACCCGCTGGCCGGACGCCGAGACCGTCGCCGACACCAGCCAGGGGCCGCAGCTGGCCAAGGTCCGGGCCCTGGTCGAGCGCTGGCGCACCGGCTACGACTGGCGGGCCACCGAGGCGCTGCTGAACGGGTGGGACCAGTTCGTCACCACCATCGACGGCCTGGACGTGCACTTCCTGCACGTCCGCTCCCCCGAGCCGGACGCGATGCCGATGGTGATGACCCACGGTTGGCCGGGCTCCGTGCTGGAGTTCCGCTCGGTCATCGGGCCGCTGACCGACCCCGTGGCGCACGGCGGCCGTGCCGAGGACGCCTTCTCCCTGGTGATCCCGAGCCTGCCCGGCTTCGGGTTCTCCGGACGGCCCACCGGCACCGGCTGGGACCTGCCCCGCACGGCCCGCGCCTGGATCACGCTGATGGCCCGGCTGGGCTACGACCGCTTCGTCGCCCAGGGCGGCGACCTCGGCGCCGGGGTCACCGAGGAGATGGCCGCACTGACCGCCACCACCCCCACCGGGCTGGCCGGCATGCACCTGAACATGGCCATGTTCTGGCCCACCCCGCAGGAGATGGCCGAGGCCACCCCGGAGGAGCAGCAGATGCTCACCGAGGCCCGCTACTACGACGAGGTGCTGTCCGGCTACGCCAAGCAGATGTCCACCCGGCCGCAGACGATCGGCTACGCCCTGTCGGACTCCCCCGTCGGGCTGGCCGCGTGGATCTACGCGATGTTCCAGGACGTCGGCGGCGCGCGCGGGGACGCCGAGGCGGTCTTCGACGTCGACGAGATGATCGACGACGTGATGCTGTACTGGCTCACCGGCACCGCGGCGTCCTCGGCCCGGATGTACTGGGAGCTCGCCCAGGGCCAGTGGGGGCCGCCGGCCGGCGCAGCGCCGATCGACCTGCCGACCGGGATCACCATCATGCCGGGGGAGTACGTGCGCAAGTCCCGCCGCTGGGTCGAGCGCCGCTACACCGACCTGCTGCACTTCGACCAGGTCGCCGCCGGCGGGCACTTCGCCGCGCTGGAGCAGCCGGAGCTGCTGGTCGAGGAGATCCGGACGACGTTCCGGCGGCTGCGCTGA
- the modA gene encoding molybdate ABC transporter substrate-binding protein, which produces MVALLLAGCGGPAAGADRTLTVFAAASLTDVFTDLGEQLEADDPGLDVRFTFAGSSALATQLAQGAPADVFAPANEQQMAVVADAGLLAGEPAVVAANVLEIAVPAGNPGDVTGLADFADPELTLAVCAREVPCGAAAEDVFAAAGITARPDTEEEDVRAALTKVQLGEVDAALVYATDVRAAGPDVEGIAFPEADGAVNEYPIGVLADAPAPEAARAFVDLVRSPAGRQALADAGFRTP; this is translated from the coding sequence ATGGTCGCGTTGCTCCTGGCCGGCTGTGGGGGCCCCGCCGCCGGGGCCGACCGCACGCTCACCGTGTTCGCCGCCGCCTCGCTCACCGACGTCTTCACCGACCTGGGCGAGCAGCTGGAGGCCGACGACCCCGGGCTGGACGTGCGGTTCACCTTCGCCGGCAGCTCGGCGCTGGCCACCCAGCTCGCCCAGGGCGCCCCGGCCGACGTCTTCGCCCCGGCCAACGAGCAGCAGATGGCCGTCGTCGCCGATGCCGGGCTGCTGGCCGGGGAACCGGCGGTCGTCGCGGCGAACGTGCTGGAGATCGCGGTGCCCGCCGGCAACCCGGGCGACGTCACCGGGCTGGCCGACTTCGCCGACCCGGAGCTCACCCTCGCCGTCTGCGCCCGGGAGGTGCCCTGCGGCGCCGCGGCGGAGGACGTCTTCGCCGCGGCCGGCATCACCGCGCGGCCGGACACCGAGGAGGAGGACGTCAGGGCCGCCCTCACCAAGGTGCAGCTGGGCGAGGTCGACGCGGCGCTGGTCTACGCCACCGACGTCCGCGCGGCCGGCCCCGACGTCGAGGGCATCGCGTTCCCGGAGGCGGACGGGGCGGTCAACGAGTACCCGATCGGCGTGCTGGCCGACGCGCCCGCCCCGGAGGCCGCCCGCGCGTTCGTCGACCTGGTGCGGTCCCCGGCCGGCCGGCAGGCCCTCGCCGACGCCGGCTTCCGCACCCCGTGA
- a CDS encoding ABC transporter ATP-binding protein has product MTLDARVVVDRGGVSVDVDVAVADGEVLAVLGPNGAGKSTVLRVLAGLLRPGDGYVRVDGRAWDPLPAHQRSVGVVFQDHLLFPHLTVTENVAFGLRTRGAGRAEARAVAGRWLERVGLADLGARRPGQLSGGQAQRAALARALVGDPRVLLLDEPLSALDARTRLAVRAELHRHLADYAGSAVLVTHDPVDAMALADRILVIEEGRVVQAGTPAEVARRPRTDYVARLVGLVLLAGTGAGTTVELDGGGVVAVAADARGSVFVAVRPESVALYLQRPAGSPRNVWPLRLVTATPHGPVVRCDLAGEVALTADVTATSFAELGLAPGADVWASVKASEVAVYPR; this is encoded by the coding sequence ATGACGCTGGACGCGCGCGTCGTGGTCGACCGGGGCGGCGTCAGCGTCGACGTCGACGTCGCGGTGGCCGACGGCGAGGTGCTCGCGGTGCTGGGACCCAACGGCGCCGGCAAGTCCACCGTCTTGCGCGTCCTGGCCGGGCTGCTGCGTCCCGGTGACGGGTACGTGCGGGTGGACGGCCGGGCCTGGGATCCACTGCCCGCGCACCAGCGGTCGGTGGGCGTGGTGTTCCAGGACCACCTGCTGTTCCCGCACCTGACGGTCACCGAGAACGTGGCGTTCGGGCTGCGCACCCGCGGTGCCGGGCGGGCGGAGGCGCGCGCCGTCGCCGGGCGCTGGCTGGAGCGGGTGGGGTTGGCCGACCTCGGGGCGCGGCGTCCCGGGCAGCTCTCCGGTGGGCAGGCGCAGCGGGCCGCGCTCGCCCGGGCGCTGGTCGGCGACCCCCGGGTGCTGCTGCTCGACGAGCCGCTGTCGGCGCTGGACGCGCGCACCCGGCTCGCCGTCCGGGCCGAGCTGCACCGGCACCTCGCCGACTACGCCGGCAGCGCGGTGCTGGTCACCCACGACCCGGTCGACGCAATGGCGCTGGCCGACCGGATCCTGGTCATCGAGGAGGGCCGGGTGGTGCAGGCCGGCACCCCGGCCGAGGTCGCGCGCCGGCCGCGCACCGACTACGTGGCCCGGCTGGTCGGCCTGGTCCTGCTGGCCGGCACCGGCGCCGGGACGACGGTCGAGCTGGACGGCGGCGGCGTGGTCGCGGTGGCCGCCGACGCGCGGGGGTCGGTGTTCGTCGCCGTCCGGCCGGAGTCGGTGGCGCTCTACCTGCAGCGCCCGGCGGGCAGCCCGCGCAACGTGTGGCCGCTGCGGCTGGTCACCGCCACCCCGCACGGGCCGGTGGTGCGCTGCGACCTGGCCGGGGAGGTGGCGCTGACCGCCGACGTCACCGCCACCTCCTTCGCCGAGCTGGGGCTCGCGCCCGGCGCCGACGTCTGGGCCTCGGTCAAGGCCTCCGAGGTCGCCGTCTACCCCCGGTGA
- a CDS encoding nucleotidyltransferase family protein, whose product MTSGAPVAGLVLAAGGGRRYGMPKALVEYRGSLLVERAVRTATAVCDPVLVVLGAAAVEVWQRADLSGASVLANRDWETGMASSLRTGLEGLRGWPGRVTAVLVQLVDMPGMTPEALARVAAHAAPDALAVASYGGVRGHPVLLGREHWAGVVETATGDEGARAYLAGRDVVEVDCTGLADPTDLDVPPSG is encoded by the coding sequence ATGACCTCCGGCGCACCCGTGGCCGGCCTGGTCCTCGCCGCCGGGGGAGGCCGGCGGTACGGCATGCCGAAGGCGCTGGTCGAGTACCGCGGCAGCCTGCTGGTCGAACGGGCGGTGCGGACGGCGACGGCGGTCTGCGACCCGGTGCTCGTCGTCCTGGGCGCCGCCGCCGTGGAGGTGTGGCAGCGTGCCGACCTCTCCGGCGCCAGCGTGCTGGCCAACCGCGACTGGGAGACCGGCATGGCCTCCAGCCTGCGCACCGGGCTGGAGGGCCTGCGCGGGTGGCCCGGCCGGGTCACCGCCGTGCTGGTGCAGCTGGTCGACATGCCGGGGATGACGCCGGAGGCGCTGGCCCGGGTCGCCGCGCACGCGGCCCCCGACGCCCTGGCGGTGGCCAGCTACGGCGGCGTCCGTGGCCACCCGGTGCTGCTCGGCCGCGAGCACTGGGCCGGGGTGGTGGAGACGGCCACCGGCGACGAGGGCGCCCGCGCCTACCTGGCCGGCCGCGACGTGGTCGAGGTCGACTGCACCGGTCTGGCCGACCCCACCGACCTCGACGTCCCGCCCTCCGGGTGA